The nucleotide sequence CAGACACGTGTTCGGCCCGTAATAGTTTCATGTTGAGCGAAGTTGACACGATAGAGCGCCCCGACACCTTGCCCCCGGCGGCAGGATATGCTGCGTCGGTGGAGAAGAAGACGAAGGCGAAACGTAGATATGTATCGGCCAACATGACCGAAGAGACACGATGGATCGACTGCATGGCCCGTATCCGCGCCTCCCAGGACCGGGAGGCGTTTGGCGAGCTGTTCAGTCATTTTGGACCTAGGGTGAAGGCGTTTTTGATGAAATCCGGTTCGAACATGACAATGGCGGAAGAATGCACGCAGGACGTGATGGTCACGCTGTGGCGCAAGGCGCATATGTTCGACCCCTCCCGGGCCTCGGTGTCCACTTGGATTTTCACCATCGCACGGAACCGCCGGATCGACCTGATCCGCAAAGAACGCCGGCCGGAGCCGGACGAATTGACATGGGGGCCTGAACCCGAGCCCGAACAGGCCGACGCTTTGGGACTGCAACAAGAAAGCGCGCAACTTCGCGACGCGCTCGCAACCCTGCCGGAGAAGCAACGCACGCTGATCCAGCAAGCCTATTTTGGCGATCTCACCCACAGCGAGATTGCCGCGAACACTGGTCTGCCGCTCGGCACGATCAAATCCCGAATTAGACTGGCGCTGGAACGCTTGCGCCACGCAATGAAGTGAACATGTTATGACAGATGTAAAACACCACCTGACTGACGAGCTGTTGATGGCCTATGCCGCCGGTACTTTGGCCGAGGCGTTCAATCTGGTTGTCGCCACCCACATCACGCTGTGCGACGAATGCCGCGCGCGCCTCGGCGCGTTCGAGGCCGTCGGCGGCGCGCTCCTTGAAGATGCCGACGAGGTTGAAGTGAGCGCCGATATGGAAGCGATCTTTGCCAAAATCGCGGCAACAAACAGCGAAATCCAAGTCACCCCGGCGTCGACTGGCGTATTTCCCTCAGCCCTGCAGGATTACGTCGGAGGCGACCTGGATGCCGTCAAATGGCGCCCCGTGGGCATGGGTGTGAAGCAGGCCATTCTGAAAACCTCCAAGACCGCCTCTGTCCGGCTGTTGCGGATCCCCGCGGGGGCCGCGATGCCGGATCACGGTCACAACGGCACCGAACTCACACTGGTGCTGAAAGGTGCCTTCAAGGATGAACACGACCGCTTTGCCCGGGGCGACATCGAAATCGCGACCGAGGCAGATCACCACACGCCCATCGCCGAGGCCGGAGAGGACTGCATCTGCCTCTCCGCCACTGACGCGCCGCTGAAGTTCCGTGGTCTGCTCCCCCGCATCGCGCAACGCTTCGCCCGGATTTAGGGCAGCT is from uncultured Litoreibacter sp. and encodes:
- a CDS encoding sigma-70 family RNA polymerase sigma factor; translation: MTEETRWIDCMARIRASQDREAFGELFSHFGPRVKAFLMKSGSNMTMAEECTQDVMVTLWRKAHMFDPSRASVSTWIFTIARNRRIDLIRKERRPEPDELTWGPEPEPEQADALGLQQESAQLRDALATLPEKQRTLIQQAYFGDLTHSEIAANTGLPLGTIKSRIRLALERLRHAMK
- a CDS encoding ChrR family anti-sigma-E factor yields the protein MTDVKHHLTDELLMAYAAGTLAEAFNLVVATHITLCDECRARLGAFEAVGGALLEDADEVEVSADMEAIFAKIAATNSEIQVTPASTGVFPSALQDYVGGDLDAVKWRPVGMGVKQAILKTSKTASVRLLRIPAGAAMPDHGHNGTELTLVLKGAFKDEHDRFARGDIEIATEADHHTPIAEAGEDCICLSATDAPLKFRGLLPRIAQRFARI